In Vibrio japonicus, the following are encoded in one genomic region:
- a CDS encoding lecithin retinol acyltransferase family protein, which translates to MYELGQVLKIQYTGFKHYGIYVGNNTVIHNSKKYLRVEEIDLHAFADNRTIQKSSIKAENPALAVQTARKYLGIPYSLFSENCEHFVRTACGLVKESTQVQKYLISAIGVGALLTSDNTVIKAAGGAAALASMLTPTEQSPVKNVAVAACLAAGIAFLASK; encoded by the coding sequence ATGTACGAGCTAGGACAAGTATTGAAAATCCAATATACAGGTTTTAAACATTACGGAATTTATGTTGGCAACAATACTGTTATCCATAATTCCAAAAAATATCTTCGCGTCGAAGAGATAGACTTGCACGCTTTTGCTGATAACAGAACCATACAGAAAAGCTCAATTAAGGCAGAAAACCCAGCTTTAGCGGTGCAAACAGCACGAAAATACTTAGGTATTCCTTACAGCCTGTTTTCTGAAAATTGTGAGCATTTTGTTCGAACTGCATGTGGTCTAGTAAAAGAGAGTACGCAAGTTCAGAAATACTTAATTTCTGCTATTGGCGTAGGTGCGTTGCTCACGTCTGATAATACTGTGATAAAAGCAGCTGGAGGTGCAGCTGCGTTAGCCTCTATGCTCACCCCGACAGAGCAAAGCCCGGTCAAAAATGTGGCTGTAGCTGCTTGTTTAGCTGCTGGTATTGCGTTCTTGGCGTCAAAATAG